The following is a genomic window from Marinobacter sp. NP-4(2019).
GGGGAAGGCCGGAGGTTGCTGGTGCCCCAGGCGAATGCGTCAGAGGCTGCCCTGGCGAGCCAGGACGATGTGCTCTCCGCCGCCCATCTGCTGACCGTGTGTGAGCATCTGTGCGGTCGGGCAACGCTGGTGCCCCTTCCACCAGCCTCGCTGGATGAAGGGGCGGTTGCCGGACCGGACCTGGCGGATGTCCGCGGCCAGAGTGTACCAAGGCGGGCGCTGGAGGTGGCGGCTGCCGGAGCCCACAACCTGCTGTTTTATGGCCCGCCGGGGACCGGGAAAAGCATGCTGGCCAGCCGGCTGCCCGGTATCCTGCCGTCGCTCACCACTAACGCGGCCCTGGAAGTGGCCAGTGTCCATTCGGTGGCCGGGTTGCCAGTGCGCGAGGGCTACTGGCGACAACCGCCGTTTCGTTCTCCCCATCACACCGCGTCTGCCGTGGCCATGGTGGGCGGTGGTAGCAGCCCCCGACCGGGAGAAATCTCCCTCGCCCATCGTGGCGTATTGTTTCTCGATGAGTTGCCAGAGTTTGAACGACGGGTGCTCGAAGTGCTCCGCGAACCCATGGAGAGCGGGGAGATATCCATCAGTCGTGCCGCCCGACAGGTAACGTTTCCTGCCATGTTCCAAGTGGTGGGCGCGATGAATCCGTGTCCGTGCGGATACAATGGCCACCCGACAATCGAGTGCCAGTGTACGCCGCAGCAGGTCATGCGCTACCGGGGCAAGGTGTCCGGGCCGTTGCTGGACCGCTTTGACCTGCACGTGGAGGTGCCGGTGCAGGGCGGGGACGTGTTGATGCAGAAACAGGCGGACGGTGAATCGAGTGATGTGGTCAGGGCCAGGGTGGCCCGGGCCCGCAATCGCCAGTTGCAGCGGGGAACCATCAATGCCGGCCTGGGTGGCAGTGAGCTGCACCGTTACTGTCGGCTGGACCGTCAGGGAGAGGCGTTGTTATCCGGTGCGATGGAGAAGCTTGGACTCTCCGCCCGCGCCCTGCACCGCATCCTCCGTGTAGCGAGAACCCTGGCGGACCTTGATGAATCCGATGGCATCGGCAATGACCACCTGGTGGAGGCGTTGGGCTATCGCAAGCTGGACCGGCAGCAATCGGCTAATTCGGTTGTGTCGGCCTGAATCGGTCCACTCTGGTAAACTGTGCGGTAATTTCTCCAGAACCAGACTCCGCTTCACTGCGGTTGAGGAACCCAGATGACCGACGAAAAAGATCTGTCCAACGATTCCCCGGTAACCACGCGCCGTGGCATTCGCAGTTTTGTTCTGCGCCAGGGGCGCATGACCGAGGGCCAGAAGAAGGCGTACGAGCGTAGCTGGCCGATCTATGGGTTAACCCGTGAACAGGGCATGATTGATCCACGCCAGGTGTTCGGGCGTGATGCCATGCTCAACCTGGAAATCGGCTTTGGTATGGGCAAATCCCTTGCGGATATGGCCGAAGCGGCCCCGGAACAGGATTTTATCGGCGTCGAGGTGCACCTGCCCGGGGTGGGGGCATTGTTGAAGGAAGTTGAGGATCGTGGGCTTGAGAATGTGCGGGTCTACGCCATCGATGCCAATGATGTCATCGACCTGTGTCTGCCTGATGCCTGTCTTGATCGCGTCATGGTTTTCTTCCCGGACCCCTGGCACAAGAAGCGGCATCATAAGCGCCGCCTGATCCAGCATGACTTTGTTCAGCGAATTCGCCACAAGCTCCGGGTAGGCGGCATTCTGCACCTGGCAACGGACTGGGAAAACTACGCTGAGCACATGATGGAAGTGATGAATGAGGCAGAAGGCTTTGCCAACGCTTCCGAGCCGGGCCAGTTTTCGCCCCGCCCTGACGATCGTCCGATGACCAAGTTCGAGAAGCGCGGTGAGCAACTTGGCCACGGTGTCTGGGATCTGCTGTTCCACCGTACCAACTGACGTCTTTGGTGGCGTTACCCGTGAGCGAGCGGGTGACGCCTCGCCGCCCGAATAATAACCAGCCCTGCCAGCCCCAGCATCAGTCCGGTGTATTTGACCAGTGCGCAAATCGTGGCGGACAGGCTGAGGGTGTCGGTTGGCGGGTTGAGGTTGTTCAGCAGCAGGATGTTCTCCAGCACGTCACTGGCGCCAGCACACACAAACAACGCTTTGACCCAGCGCGCCACATTGCGCTCTCGCACTCCCGGGCGATCCCGCATAAGCAGGTTGGTCACCATCAGCAGGGTAACGGCGTAGACGGGAATAAACAGGAAATCCAGCCATAGGGAGATGTGCGCCCAGATCATGACGTCGCCGCGCCAGCTGCGCAGAATGGCCATGGATTGATCTGCCGTGGCGGCCAACTGGTAACTGATGATGCCCTGGGGAGCCGAGCCGGTTTGCAGGGGCTGGTTGATGGCCAGCAAAGCCACCAGCAGGATGGCGCTCAGGATCACGCCCAGCGTCACGCGTTTGGGCAGTGATCGGATGATGCTCGGCATGTCCATTACAGAAAACGCTCCAGCAGACTGTTCAGATATCTGTGGCCAAGTTCGGTGGCTTTGAGCCGGTCCGGGGCCAATAGATTTTCCTTTCTTAGCTGTTCAAGTTTTACCGCAACCGTGCTCAGGGGTAAACCTGTTCGTGTACTGAATAATTGCTCGTCCACCCCCTCGGACAGGCGTAGCGCGTTCATCAGGAATTCCAGGGGCAGGTCGTCTGGCTCGATGATCTCGCTGCCGGCGGTGCGACTGCCGATACGATTCAGGTAAGCTGAGGGTTGCCGGGTTTTCCAGTATCTCGATACGTTCCCGGCTCCGGTAATCTTGCCATGGGCGCCGGCACCGAGTGCCAGGTAGTCACCGAAGGTCCAGTAATTCAGGTTATGCCGGGAAGCCATCCCGGGGCGGGACCAGGCGGACACCTCGTAATCGCTGTAGCCATGTCGTCTCAGGAAGTCGCCCCCCAGCTCGTGGATTTCCCACAGGCGATCGTCGTCCGGCAATACTGGAGGCCGGCTGTAGAACTCGGTGTTGGGCTCCAGGGTCAGCTGGTACCAGGAGAGGTGAGGTGGTTGCCATGCCAGTGCCGCTTCAAGGTCGGCGATGGCGTTGTCCGGTGTCTGCCCCGGCAGACCGTGCATCAGGTCCAGGTTGAAATTGTCAAAGCCGGCCTTTCTGGCAGCCTGGATCGCCTGATGGGCCGCCTTGTCATCGTGGATGCGACCGAGGACTTCCAGGTGCTGCGGATTGAAGCTCTGGATGCCCAGGGAGAGGCGGTTGATGCCGGCCTCACGAAACCCCTCAAACCTTGCCTGTTCCACGGCTCCGGGGTTGGCCTCCAGAGTGATCTCGACGTCGCGGCTGAATTCCAGGCGCTGTCTCAGGGCCCGGAAAAGTTGCTGGTAGAATCCGGGAGACATCAGCGATGGTGTGCCACCGCCAATAAAGACGGTCTGGATGCAGCGGCCTCCGGTCAGGGCAAGGTCCTGATCCAGATCCTCCAGCAGTGCCCGCAGATAGGCGTCTTCCGGAATATCGCCATTGAGGGCGTGGGAATTGAAGTCGCAATAGGGACACTTGCGAACGCACCAGGGCACATGGATATAAAGGCTCAGGGGCGGCAGTGTTGCATTCGTCCCGGTGGGGGGGGAGGTCACGGCGTTTCCGTCCTGGCCTTCAGTTGGTCCAGCAGTTGCGCCAGTGCGCGACCACGATGGCTGATCCGGCCTTTCTGCTCCCGGCTCAATTCGGCGGCGCTGCAGTCTGTTTCCGGAACCAGGAACACGGGGTCGTAGCCAAAGCCCCCCTCACCACGGCGGTTTCGCAGAATGCGTCCGGGCCAGCGGCCATGGCAGATAACAGGCGTTGGGTCGTCGGCGTGGCGCAGGTACACCAGTACGCAGTGGAACTGGGCGCCTCGTTCTCCGTCGGCAACGGACGCCATGGCGTCGAGTAATGCCTGGACGTTGTCGTCATCGCTCGCGCTTTCGCCTGCGTAACGGGCGGAGCGGACGCCGGGTGCACCGCCGAGGGCATCAACCGCGAGCCCGGAATCGTCCGCCAGTGCTGGCAGACCGGTTTCGCGGGCGGCATGGCGGGCCTTGAGAATGGCGTTCTCGACAAAGGTCACCGCCGGTTCCTCTGCTTCGCTGACACCAAGCTCGCCCTGTGCCAACGGCTGAATGCCGAGCGGGCTCAACAAGTCGGTCAGTTCCGCGATCTTGCCTTTGTTGTTGCTGGCAATAACCAGCCTGGTACGAGTTTCGGTCATCAGTCGTTGAACAGCTTATGGGCGAATCGGATGGGCAGGTCCCGGCCAGCACCGTTGGGGCGGGCGGTGATCTGGAAGGTCATCAGTTCAGCATCGCGGTACTGGTACTCTGCGATGAAGTACACGGCCTCACCTTCCTGAATGCGACGGAACGCCAGGAAGCTGGGTTGCTGGATATCGTTCAGGGCCTTGCCTTCCACCTGCCCGGACACGGTGGTCAGGCCGCCGTCTTCTCCTTCACGCATAATCGCGATGTTGACGATGCCGATACTCCGGCTGCGAGTAAGGTTGTTGGCCTTGGCCACGTCAGGATCGAGGAAGGTGCTTGGAAAGACGCTGTAGTGTACCTGATACTCGCCAAAATCCTTCGAATCGGCGGCATGGGTCTGGATGCTGGCGAAGGCCAGGCAGAGCAGGGCGGCTGTCAGCCATTGTCGGGCATTCTGCATTACGTTTCCTCCCGTGTAATACGGTATATGGCGATCTCTCCCAGCATATTAGGCCATAGCCGGGCAAGCCAGCTATTCTGGTGTTGTCCGTCCACCACCCGACGACTCTTGATGCGGATGTTTTTCTGGCGGCACAGGGCTTCGAAATCCTTGAACGTGCACAATCGGATGTTGGGTGTGTTGTA
Proteins encoded in this region:
- the rdgB gene encoding RdgB/HAM1 family non-canonical purine NTP pyrophosphatase; the encoded protein is MTETRTRLVIASNNKGKIAELTDLLSPLGIQPLAQGELGVSEAEEPAVTFVENAILKARHAARETGLPALADDSGLAVDALGGAPGVRSARYAGESASDDDNVQALLDAMASVADGERGAQFHCVLVYLRHADDPTPVICHGRWPGRILRNRRGEGGFGYDPVFLVPETDCSAAELSREQKGRISHRGRALAQLLDQLKARTETP
- a CDS encoding DUF4426 domain-containing protein; this encodes MQNARQWLTAALLCLAFASIQTHAADSKDFGEYQVHYSVFPSTFLDPDVAKANNLTRSRSIGIVNIAIMREGEDGGLTTVSGQVEGKALNDIQQPSFLAFRRIQEGEAVYFIAEYQYRDAELMTFQITARPNGAGRDLPIRFAHKLFND
- the hemW gene encoding radical SAM family heme chaperone HemW, with the translated sequence MTSPPTGTNATLPPLSLYIHVPWCVRKCPYCDFNSHALNGDIPEDAYLRALLEDLDQDLALTGGRCIQTVFIGGGTPSLMSPGFYQQLFRALRQRLEFSRDVEITLEANPGAVEQARFEGFREAGINRLSLGIQSFNPQHLEVLGRIHDDKAAHQAIQAARKAGFDNFNLDLMHGLPGQTPDNAIADLEAALAWQPPHLSWYQLTLEPNTEFYSRPPVLPDDDRLWEIHELGGDFLRRHGYSDYEVSAWSRPGMASRHNLNYWTFGDYLALGAGAHGKITGAGNVSRYWKTRQPSAYLNRIGSRTAGSEIIEPDDLPLEFLMNALRLSEGVDEQLFSTRTGLPLSTVAVKLEQLRKENLLAPDRLKATELGHRYLNSLLERFL
- the trmB gene encoding tRNA (guanosine(46)-N7)-methyltransferase TrmB; translated protein: MTDEKDLSNDSPVTTRRGIRSFVLRQGRMTEGQKKAYERSWPIYGLTREQGMIDPRQVFGRDAMLNLEIGFGMGKSLADMAEAAPEQDFIGVEVHLPGVGALLKEVEDRGLENVRVYAIDANDVIDLCLPDACLDRVMVFFPDPWHKKRHHKRRLIQHDFVQRIRHKLRVGGILHLATDWENYAEHMMEVMNEAEGFANASEPGQFSPRPDDRPMTKFEKRGEQLGHGVWDLLFHRTN
- a CDS encoding YifB family Mg chelatase-like AAA ATPase, producing the protein MLAIVHSRASIGVSAPAVTVEVHLSGGLPALSIVGLPETGVRESKERVRSALLNAGFEFPARRITINLAPADLPKEGGRFDLPIALGILAASGQIPPESLAACEFVGELSLDGALRPLKGILPAVLAARGEGRRLLVPQANASEAALASQDDVLSAAHLLTVCEHLCGRATLVPLPPASLDEGAVAGPDLADVRGQSVPRRALEVAAAGAHNLLFYGPPGTGKSMLASRLPGILPSLTTNAALEVASVHSVAGLPVREGYWRQPPFRSPHHTASAVAMVGGGSSPRPGEISLAHRGVLFLDELPEFERRVLEVLREPMESGEISISRAARQVTFPAMFQVVGAMNPCPCGYNGHPTIECQCTPQQVMRYRGKVSGPLLDRFDLHVEVPVQGGDVLMQKQADGESSDVVRARVARARNRQLQRGTINAGLGGSELHRYCRLDRQGEALLSGAMEKLGLSARALHRILRVARTLADLDESDGIGNDHLVEALGYRKLDRQQSANSVVSA